A window of the Archocentrus centrarchus isolate MPI-CPG fArcCen1 chromosome 17, fArcCen1, whole genome shotgun sequence genome harbors these coding sequences:
- the LOC115795235 gene encoding zinc finger protein 664-like produces the protein MPSVQYLREFINERLTAAAEEIFTEFEKTIVQYEEEIDRQRRLLDITWKPEIKLHRTEEHVGEEVEEEVLTEQQLCNQEKSSSLEPEEPEPQQIKEEQEELCSSQEGQQLVPKEETDTFMVTAAAYEERDHSEPEPDREQLLSHSSAGAESQNQEGSKFEDPGSTRNTESKLKRHHKNRGYSNNAEDSPMSESHCNTDTGKNSIKCDVCGKVFKKKSQMNEHHRVHTGEKPYSCQTCGKTFTRRRSLLVHIRIHTGEKPYSCQVCGKCFTERNSLLVHMRVHTGEKPYSCKTCGKNFTQRSNLLVHMRVHTGQKPYYCKTCGKSFLGSEQLTVHLKNHAAEKPYHCKTCGKMFRSHCHLLVHMRVHTGEKPYLCKTCGKRFTQRGNLLVHMRTHTGEKS, from the exons ATGCCTTCAGTTCAGTATCTGAGAGAGTTTATCAACGAGCggctaactgctgctgctgaagaaatATTCACAGAGTTTGAAAAAACGATCGTCCAGTACGAGGAAGAGATCGACCGTCAGCGCAGACTGCTGGATATCACCTGGAAACCTGAGATAAAGCTGCACAGGACAG AGGAACATGTCggtgaggaggtggaggaggaggttctcactgagcagcagctctgtaacCAGGAGAAGAGCTCCAGTCTGGAACCGGAGGAACCAGAACCTCAACAGAtaaaagaggaacaggaggaactctgcagcagtcaggaggGACAGCAGCTTGTACCAAAGGAGGAGACCGATACCTTTATGGTGACTGCTGCTGCTTATGAGGAAAGAGACCACAGTGAACCAGAACCAGACAGGGAGCAGCTCCTGTCTCACAGCTCTGCTGGAGCTGAGAGCCAAAATCAGGAAGGAAGCAAGTTTGAAGATCCAGGATCAACCAGAAATACAGAGTCAAAGTTAAAAAGACATCATAAAAACAGAGGTTACAGTAACAATGCAGAAGACTCTCCCATGTCAGAGAGTCACTGTAACACTGACACTGGTAAAAATTCCATAAAATGTGATGTTTGTGGAAAGGTCTTTAAGAAAAAGTCCCAAATGAATGAACATCACAGAgtccacacaggtgagaaaccatATTCATGCCAGACATGTGGGAAAACTTTTACTCGAAGGCGTAGTTTGTTGGTTCATATAAGaatccacacaggtgagaagccgtaTTCTTGCCAAGTTTGTGGGAAATGTTTTACGGAAAGGAACAGTTTGTTGGTCCACATGCGAgtccacacaggtgagaagccgtaTTCTTGTAAAACATGTGGTAAAAATTTTACCCAAAGAAGTAATTTGTTGGTCCACATGCGAGTCCACACAGGTCAGAAGCCGTATTATTGTAAAACATGTGGTAAAAGTTTCCTGGGCAGCGAGCAGTTGACAGTTCACTTGAAAAACCATGCAGCTGAGAAGCCGTATCACTGTAAAACCTGCGGGAAAATGTTCCGAAGTCATTGTCATTTGTTGGTTCACATGAGggttcacacaggtgagaagccctATCTTTGTAAAACATGTGGGAAACGTTTTACTCAGAGGGGAAACTTGTTGGTCCATATGAGGacccacacaggtgagaagtcGTAG
- the LOC115795231 gene encoding zinc finger and SCAN domain-containing protein 2-like translates to MPSVQYLREFINERLTAAAEEIFTEFEKTIVQYEEEIDRQRRLLDITWKPEIKLLRTDLPQQYDCKEEEVLTEEQLWNQERISSLNPEEPEPPQIKEELCSSQEGEQLVLKEETDIFMVTGAYEESDHSEAEPDREQLLSHSSNTVMFEQHVSKEEEDVLTEQQLWNQERSSSHDPEEPEPPQIKEDQEELSSSQQGEQLVLKEETDTFMVTAVYEESDHSEAEPDREQLFPHSTAVAESQDQEGSYNVVLGSTRNAESDPNKHHRNQSHSNNLEDSSMSESQHNTDAGKNSVKCDICGKLFKKKSIMKEHHRIHTGEKPYTCETCGKSFGKNSNLLTHMKTHTGEKPYSCKTCGKCFTVRSNLLAHIRVHTGEKPFLCKTCGKRFSDSSALKRHKVVHTGEKPYSCQTCGKSLTESSSLLVHMRIHTGEKPYHCKTCGKMFRQRNHLLAHMKTHRGQRS, encoded by the exons ATGCCTTCAGTTCAGTATCTGAGAGAGTTTATCAACGAGCggctaactgctgctgctgaagaaatATTCACAGAGTTTGAAAAAACGATCGTCCAGTACGAGGAAGAGATCGACCGTCAGCGCAGACTGCTGGATATCACCTGGAAACCTGAGATAAAGCTGCTCAGGACAG ACCTCCCACAGCAGTATGACtgtaaggaggaggaggttctCACTGAGGAGCAGCTCTGGAACCAGGAGAGGATCTCCAGTCTGAACCCAGAGGAACCAGAAcctccacagattaaagaggaactctgcagcagtcaggagggagagcagcttgTACTGAAGGAAGAGACTGACATCTTTATGGTGACTGGTGCTTATGAAGAAAGTGACCACAGTGAAGCAGAACCAGACAGGGAGCAGCTCCTCTCTCACAGCTCTAATACAGTTATGTTTG AGCAGCATGTCagtaaggaggaggaggatgttctcactgagcagcagctctggaaCCAGGAGAGGAGCTCCAGTCATGACCCGGAGGAACCAGAAcctccacagattaaagaggacCAGGAGGAACTCTCCAGCAGTCAGCAGGGAGAGCAGCTTGTACTGAAGGAGGAGACTGATACCTTTATGGTGACTGCTGTTTATGAGGAAAGTGACCATAGTGAAGCAGAACCAGACAGGGAGCAGCTCTTCCCTCACAGCACTGCTGTAGCTGAGAGCCAAGACCAGGAAGGAAGCTATAATGTAGTTTTAGGGTCAACTAGAAATGCAGAGTCAGATCCAAACAAACATCACAGAAACCAAAGTCACAGTAACAATTTAGAAGACTCTTCGATGTCAGAGAGCCAGCATAACACTGATGCTGGTAAAAACTCTGTAAAATGTGATATTTGTGGAAAATTGTTTAAGAAAAAGTCCATAATGAAGGAACATCACAgaatccacacaggagagaaaccatacactTGTGAAACTTGTGGGAAAAGTTTTGGTAAAAATAGTAATTTGTTGACCCACATGAAAACTCACACAGGTGAAAAACCGTATTCATGTAAAACTTGTGGGAAATGTTTTACTGTAAGGAGTAATCTGTTGGCCCACATCAGAGTCCATACAGGTGAGAAGCCGTTTCTTTGTAAaacctgtgggaaaagatttTCGGACTCATCTGCACTTAAAAGGCATAAGGTCGTTCACACAGGGGAGAAACCATATTCCTGTCAAACCTGTGGGAAAAGTTTGACTGAAAGTAGTAGTTTGTTGGTCCACATGAGaatccacacaggtgagaagccgtaCCACTGTAAAACATGTGGGAAAATGTTCAGACAAAGAAATCATTTATTGGCCCACATGAAAactcacagaggtcagaggtcatag